Within the Miscanthus floridulus cultivar M001 chromosome 17, ASM1932011v1, whole genome shotgun sequence genome, the region GATCCAACACAAACCAAAAGATCACCGGTCGGTGCAACTTTTGCAAGACTTGGTTTTGTAAGCAAACACTTTGATTCCAGTAAATAATTTAGAATTCGATTCAAGTGACAAATACTCCGTATATATGTGCGCTCGCTAGCTGGCTGCCCTGCAAAAGTGAGCGACATAATGCTCATCGCTCACCGCGGAATGGAACGAATGAAGTCCAGCACGCCGCCACACGCGTCCACGGCTGCCAGCTGCGAGGAACGAGCTCGGTGATGCTGCGGCTCTTGGAGAAGAAGCCACATCGAGGGGCGcagcaggccgccgccgccaccaccaccaccgatgcCCCCGGCAGGAAGAAGCGGCAGAAAGCCGCTCGGCGTGCCAGCGTAGTCGTCGATCGTAGCGCAGGCGGCAGCACCGAGCAGGTCGGGGTGGCGGAAGCCGCCGGCAACGGCGGAGCGAATGAaagcgccgccggcgccgcccctGAGCAGGCAGACGGGGCTCGGGCTCGTAGGTGGTGATCACCGTGGAGGGGTCCTGCTGCGACCGCTCCACCCGCTTCTTCAccccgcaccgcgccgccgtgcacCGGTAGTAGctcctgcatgcatgcatgcatgcgttatATTCATGCGCAACGCAACCAGATGATCTCTACGTGTGTAGCATCTCGTGCATTctactttttctttctttttttatctcTGCATGAACAGCGTGCTGTTTTGTACCGTACTGACTGCGTGTAGCATATGGTGCATATGCG harbors:
- the LOC136516135 gene encoding WRKY transcription factor 23-like, with protein sequence MCALGHACLIHSFTFRRSKENKKQRRKKAREPRVAFITKSEIDHLEDGCRWCKYGQKAVKNSTYPRSYYRCTAARCGVKKRVERGGAGGAFIRSAVAGGFRHPDLLGAAACATIDDYAGTPSGFLPLLPAGGIGGGGGGGGLLRPSMWLLLQEPQHHRARSSQLAAVDACGGVLDFIRSIPR